Proteins encoded together in one Lysinibacillus sp. FSL K6-0232 window:
- the ntdP gene encoding nucleoside tri-diphosphate phosphatase, translating into MALPVEGETIQIHSYKHNGRIHRVWQETMVLKGTKNIMIGANERTLVTESDGRTWLTREPSICYFHAEHWFNIICMLREDGVYYYCNLSSPFVFDNNAIKYIDYDLDIKVFPDMSYTLLDEDEYELHRKEMSYPDVIDKILKRNVDKLISWIQQKRGPFAPDFIDVWTNRYKFQLDMQSDDC; encoded by the coding sequence ATGGCATTACCAGTAGAAGGAGAAACAATACAAATACATAGTTATAAACACAATGGCCGCATCCACCGTGTTTGGCAAGAAACAATGGTTTTAAAAGGTACTAAAAATATTATGATTGGTGCGAATGAACGGACACTTGTAACAGAATCTGATGGTCGCACATGGCTAACAAGAGAGCCTTCTATTTGCTATTTCCATGCGGAACACTGGTTTAACATCATCTGTATGCTGCGTGAGGATGGTGTGTATTATTATTGTAATCTCAGCTCACCATTTGTATTCGATAATAATGCCATTAAATATATCGACTATGATTTAGACATTAAAGTGTTTCCTGATATGTCTTATACGCTGTTAGATGAGGATGAGTACGAGCTTCATCGCAAGGAAATGTCTTATCCTGATGTCATTGATAAAATTTTAAAGCGCAATGTCGATAAGTTAATTAGCTGGATTCAGCAAAAAAGAGGGCCCTTTGCACCAGACTTTATTGATGTCTGGACAAATCGCTATAAGTTCCAGCTCGATATGCAGTCAGATGATTGTTAA
- a CDS encoding ABC transporter ATP-binding protein, producing the protein MRKKLLEIKGLETTFFTDNGQIPAVDNIDFSVHEGEILGIVGESGSGKSVTSLSIMGLIPSPPGKITGGEILLDGKNLAKYTDKQMQKVRGKDIAMIFQEPMTSLNPLFTIGDQLKEAILIHNPKWSKKEAFTRAVEIMKLVGLPRAEELLKDYPHQLSGGMRQRVMIAMALVCDPQVLIADEPTTALDVTIQAQILQLMKDLNKRLNTAVLLITHDLGVVAETCERVIVMYAGQIVEEAPVQEIFSNPKHPYTQGLIQSVPDIRYKKENLYSIPGTVPKPGSIKVGCRFAARCEYAMERCLQETPPLFVATEQHKSRCFLLEEQGVEQCVESVIES; encoded by the coding sequence ATGAGGAAAAAGCTACTAGAAATAAAAGGTTTAGAAACAACCTTTTTCACAGATAATGGCCAAATTCCTGCTGTAGACAATATTGATTTTTCTGTTCATGAAGGGGAAATATTAGGGATAGTAGGGGAATCGGGAAGTGGGAAAAGTGTTACATCATTATCTATTATGGGACTTATTCCATCACCACCAGGGAAAATAACAGGTGGAGAGATTCTACTAGATGGGAAAAATTTAGCGAAATATACAGATAAGCAAATGCAAAAAGTACGCGGAAAAGATATTGCAATGATTTTCCAAGAGCCGATGACTTCCCTAAACCCTTTGTTTACAATTGGGGATCAGCTGAAGGAAGCTATTTTAATTCATAATCCAAAGTGGTCAAAAAAGGAAGCGTTTACAAGAGCGGTAGAAATTATGAAACTAGTAGGGTTACCACGTGCTGAGGAATTATTAAAAGACTATCCACATCAGCTATCAGGTGGAATGCGTCAACGGGTAATGATTGCGATGGCACTTGTCTGTGATCCTCAAGTGTTAATTGCCGATGAACCTACAACTGCATTGGATGTAACAATTCAAGCCCAAATTTTACAGCTGATGAAAGATTTGAACAAACGCTTAAACACGGCTGTATTGCTTATTACACATGACTTAGGCGTTGTAGCAGAAACGTGTGAGCGCGTGATTGTGATGTATGCTGGACAAATTGTAGAAGAGGCTCCTGTGCAAGAGATATTTTCCAATCCAAAGCATCCGTATACACAAGGGCTTATCCAATCAGTGCCTGATATACGGTATAAAAAAGAAAATTTATATTCAATTCCTGGAACCGTACCAAAGCCAGGAAGCATTAAAGTCGGTTGTCGTTTTGCGGCACGCTGTGAATATGCAATGGAACGTTGTTTACAGGAAACACCTCCTTTATTTGTAGCAACAGAGCAGCATAAATCAAGATGTTTTTTACTAGAGGAGCAGGGGGTAGAGCAATGTGTCGAAAGTGTTATTGAAAGTTGA
- a CDS encoding gamma-type small acid-soluble spore protein: MKKQNNQNQPNKNMQRQSEEFGYETDVNEVQKQNAKAEQKKASASGRFSKTNQDLGE; this comes from the coding sequence ATGAAAAAACAAAACAACCAAAACCAACCGAATAAAAACATGCAACGTCAAAGTGAAGAGTTTGGTTATGAAACGGACGTAAATGAAGTGCAAAAGCAAAATGCGAAAGCAGAGCAGAAAAAAGCTTCAGCTTCAGGTCGTTTCTCTAAAACAAACCAAGACCTAGGTGAATAA
- a CDS encoding ABC transporter ATP-binding protein — protein MGFVKPYTWEIVLTIIIGVVKFAIPLFIPLLIKIVLDDIIAAESLTDAEKTKELFYWLGGTIIVFFIIRPPVEYYRQYFAQHVSNKVLFDIRKEIYAHLQRLSLRYYANTRAGDVISRVINDVEQTKNFVMTGLMNVWLDLATIVIAVGIMFTMDVKLTLVALIAFPLYALSVRYFFGKLRSLTRKRSQALAGVQSYLHERVAGMSIIKSFTLEKREQKLFDEANGEFLEKALDQTKWNAKSFAVVNTITDIAPLLVIAYAGYQVINGSLSVGTMVAFIAYIERLYGPLRRLVSSSTTLTQSIASMDRMFDLIDEPYEVKNKEHAQELPRVNGEVRFQNVSFQYEADGSAILNNMDFTINPGETVAFVGMSGGGKSTIISLIPRFYDTTSGTVAIDGYDVRDVTLHSLRAQIGIVLQDNILFSDSVKENILMGKPDATDEEIIAAAKAANAHDFIMSLPNGYDTKVGERGVKLSGGQKQRVAIARVFLKNPPILILDEATSALDLESEALIQESLDILAHERTTIIIAHRLSTITHADKIFVIDHGQLIESGTHEQLMDKQGTYHNLFQVQHLD, from the coding sequence ATGGGCTTTGTTAAACCATATACATGGGAAATTGTTTTAACGATTATTATTGGGGTTGTAAAATTTGCGATTCCACTCTTTATTCCACTGCTTATTAAAATCGTATTGGATGATATTATTGCAGCGGAGAGTCTAACAGATGCGGAAAAAACAAAAGAGCTATTTTATTGGCTAGGTGGAACGATTATTGTGTTCTTTATTATTCGTCCACCAGTTGAGTATTATCGCCAATATTTTGCACAGCATGTCAGTAATAAAGTGCTGTTTGATATTCGTAAGGAAATTTATGCACATTTACAGCGTCTGAGCTTACGCTACTATGCTAATACACGTGCTGGCGATGTGATTTCAAGGGTTATTAATGATGTAGAGCAAACAAAAAACTTTGTGATGACGGGGTTAATGAATGTTTGGCTTGATCTTGCAACAATTGTTATTGCCGTTGGGATTATGTTTACCATGGATGTTAAGCTTACGTTAGTAGCTTTAATAGCATTTCCACTTTATGCATTAAGCGTGAGATACTTTTTTGGCAAATTAAGGTCTTTAACACGCAAACGCTCACAGGCACTTGCTGGTGTACAAAGCTATTTGCATGAGCGAGTAGCGGGGATGAGCATTATTAAAAGCTTTACATTGGAAAAGCGGGAGCAAAAACTATTTGATGAAGCGAATGGTGAATTTTTAGAGAAGGCACTTGACCAAACGAAATGGAATGCGAAATCCTTTGCAGTCGTCAATACAATTACAGATATAGCTCCGCTATTAGTGATTGCCTATGCAGGCTATCAGGTGATTAATGGATCGCTTTCGGTGGGAACAATGGTTGCCTTTATCGCCTATATTGAACGATTATATGGTCCACTTCGCCGCCTTGTTAGCTCCTCTACTACATTGACGCAATCGATTGCCTCCATGGATCGAATGTTTGATTTAATAGATGAGCCCTATGAAGTAAAAAACAAAGAGCATGCACAGGAGTTGCCTCGTGTCAATGGAGAGGTTCGTTTTCAAAATGTTTCCTTCCAGTATGAAGCAGACGGTTCAGCTATTTTAAATAATATGGATTTCACCATTAACCCTGGAGAAACGGTTGCCTTTGTTGGAATGAGTGGTGGCGGCAAATCAACCATTATTAGTTTAATTCCCCGTTTTTATGATACAACAAGCGGAACTGTCGCAATTGATGGCTATGATGTACGCGATGTAACATTGCATTCATTGCGTGCACAAATTGGTATTGTACTGCAAGATAATATTCTTTTTAGCGATTCTGTAAAAGAGAATATTTTAATGGGGAAACCAGATGCAACAGATGAGGAAATCATAGCGGCTGCCAAAGCAGCAAATGCCCATGACTTTATTATGAGCCTACCAAATGGCTATGACACCAAAGTGGGAGAACGAGGTGTGAAGCTATCGGGTGGACAAAAACAACGTGTTGCCATTGCACGTGTATTTTTAAAGAATCCACCGATTTTAATTCTGGATGAAGCTACTTCTGCATTAGACTTAGAAAGTGAAGCATTGATTCAAGAATCCTTGGATATCCTTGCCCATGAGCGTACAACGATTATTATTGCACACCGTCTGTCAACGATTACACATGCTGATAAGATTTTTGTCATTGACCATGGACAACTAATTGAAAGTGGTACACATGAGCAATTAATGGATAAGCAAGGAACCTATCATAATTTATTCCAAGTACAGCATTTAGATTAA